Sequence from the Aquimarina sp. Aq107 genome:
GTTGATGAAACCTTCATTTTAATCACTCAGAATCATGGTTGGGAAAAAGCTGATGGTACTGCGTTTACAGACCCTAATGCTAATCCTAATGTTGCTGATAGCAGAAAAGAAGGAAGTATGCTATATATTATTAAAGGGTTAAAAAGATAATTCATAAATCATATGAATCTTATGCAATTATTGCTAATAAATATAATCAAAAAAGGGGCTTGTCTTATGACGGGCCTCTTTATTTTTTTTGTTCTTTTTTCTTGTGAAGAAGAAGTAAAAAAAGAAGAAACTACAACAATCTCATTCAACACCAAAATGCAGAAGCAATTTGATAAAGATATTTCTTTAGCAATTGCTCATTTAGATAGTATAAAACAGGACCCTAATAAGATTGAAAAGAATTTTAAAGAATCTAGAAAATACTTTAAAAAATTAGAACCTGTATTATCTACATTAGATATTGAAAATTATGGTTTTCTCAACCAACCAAATATTTTAAAGGTTGAAGAAGAAGATTTCACCGATATTAAAATAAAGTCACCTAGTGGGTATCAAGTATTGGAAGAAGAAATCTTTGTAGATAAAAAAGACACTACAACGATCATAAAACATGTGAATTTAATAGCTAGTAGATTAAAACTTATTCAGAAAAATACAGGTTTTGATCACATAAAACAGTATCACTTTCTATGGCTATTTAGAAAAGCAATTGACCGAATAGCACTTACGGGTATTACTGGTTTTGATTCTCCTGTTTTAGAAAATTCATTAGAAGATTCTAAAATTGTATATCAAAGCTTACACACTTATTTATCTATGTTTAAAGATGAATTTAAAGATCCTAATCTATTTAAGATGTGGAAAGAAGAAATACAAGTCACTATAGATTCCCTACAAGGTGATTTTAATGAATTTGATCGCTATCATTTTATTAAAAACAGAACCCATAAACAGTTAACTCTTTGGAATCAAACAGTTTCTGATTGGAAAGTCCAGTTTCCTTTTGAACTAGCTATTAAAAATGATGCAACCTCTCTTTTCTCTTCAGATACTTTTAATGTAACCTATTTTGCAGATAGAAATCAAAAAGAGATCACCCAAGATATGGTATCACTAGGTACAAAGTTGTTTTATGACACGAACTTATCAGCTGATAAAAAAGTTAGTTGTGCTACTTGCCATCAACCAGAAAAAGCTTTTACAGATGGATTAAAGATTTCAAAAGGTGTAACTCGTAATAGTCCTACGCTACTGTATGCGGCATTACAGCAAGGTTTTTTCTATGATAAAAGAGCTGGCGGATTAGAAGGACAAATTATCAGTGTTGTAGAAAATGTAAATGAATTTCATTCTGATTTAAAAACGTTAGAAAAAGCTGTTATTAGTAATAAAGAATATGTAGAACAATTTGCTAAGGTATATCCTAATCGGGAAATTAATAATAACGATATCAGGAATGCAATAGCCAATTACATTCGTACTTTGATTCCTTTTAATTCTAAATTTGATAGAAATATCAATGGTTTGGAAAACACCTTATCAGCAAGTGAAATTAATGGGTACAACCTTTTTAATGGTAAAGCCAAGTGTGCAACTTGCCATTTTGCCCCTTTATTTAATGGGACAGTTCCTCCAGATTATAAAGAATCAGAAATGGAACTTATAGGAGTTCCTAAGCATAATGATACGATTAATGCTACGATAAGTGAAGATTTAGGTAGATATGAAATTTATAAAACTCCAGAACGAAAGCATTTTTTCAAAACATCCACAGTCAGAAACGCAGCTTTAACAGGACCATATATGCATAATGGTGTGTATACTACTTTAGAAGAAGTTATGGATTTTTACAATCGTGGTGGTGGCGCAGGAATTGGTATAGAACAAGAATATCAGACATTACCTCCAGACCCCTTAAATCTTACTAATCAAGAAATTGATGATATAATAGCATTCATAAAAAGTCTAAATGATAATATTTCGGAATCCGAGTATTAGAACTAGTTTATTTAGAGATCAGGATAAGATTAAAAACATCTAAATGGATTATTTTACTACTCAAAACTACGGTCAGGAAAGAGTCGTTGACATTCCATTTACCAATCCTAGTGTTAATCCAGATGTTTCGAAAGGCAAAAAAGAAGGTAGCCTGTTTTTTGAAATAACAGGTTTAGAAAATATTTTTTAGAATCAGAAAATATGAACAAGCAGATTTCTGATTAAACCTGATCAATAAACGAGGCTTATTCTCTATAAATAAGCCTCATTTATTACTTCAAATCACTATAGTGAACCCAAATTCTCTTCAACCAAGTTCTTGGTATTTCCAATAGATTCTAAATTAAAAGTTGTAGAAATATTAAATCTTTACTAACATTTAATCGAATACAACACGGGAAATCATAATTTTTAATATTTTTTTGTTAATTTTATTAAGAATTGTTTCACACCAGGCAATTCTTGATGAAGATGATTATTCCTGAACTCCCCATTAACGAAGATTTTAGAATTGAAGCTTTAAAATCTTTAGGTATATTAGATACAGAGCCTGAAAACGAGTTTGATGAAATAACTGCGCTTGCCGCATATCTCTGTGATACAGAAGCTGCTCTTATATCATTAGTGGATGATGATAGAGAATGGTTTAAATCTTCCTATGGTTTTTCTTCAAAAGAAATTCCTAGAAATCAGTCCTTTTGTGCACATGCCATTTTAGATCCAGATACTCCTTTAATCATAAATGATGCTAGAACAGACGAAAGATTTCATGATAACCCACTTACACTAGATGGTACTGTAGTATTTTATGCTAGTATCCCTCTTATTGACAAGAATGGATTTGCACTAGGAACACTTTGTGTTATCGACAGCCAACCAAAGACACTTAGTGATAAACAGCTAGAGGCGTTAAAATCATTAGCGCATCAAGTAGTTATTCTTTTTGAATTAAATAAAAAGAACAAAGACTTAGAAAAAATAGAAGATAAACTTAGAAAACGGAACGAGTCATTAAAAGAGTTTGCCAGAGTGATATCTCATGATTTAAAAATGCCCTTGGCTAATGTGATTACTACTTCTGATCTTTTAAAACTAAAATTAGCAAACGATCTGGATAAGGAAACTTCAGAGTATTTTGAATATATAAAACAATCATCATTTTCTATGAGTGATTACATTAATGATGTATTGGATCATTATGAAAGTGATAGCCTTGTTCAAAACAAGCCTGAATCATTTAAGCTAAATCATCTCTTAAAAGAAATAGCAGAATTATTAAGTATTAAACCAGATTGTACTATTAATTTTCCAGAACCTAATCCATCATTAAAATCGAACAAATCTGCTTTAAAGCAAATATTTTTTAATCTAATCGGGAACAGTATCAAGTATAATGATAAAGAACATATTATCATTGATATTGAACATTCTGAAGATAAAGTTTTCTATTATTTTAAAGTTACTGACAATGGAATGGGAATTCCTGAGGATAAAATTGACTCGATTTTCGAATTATTTACTACCGCAAATGGAACCGATAGAAGCGGAAACAAGGGGAATGGAATAGGTTTATCAACGGTAAAAAAACTAGTGGTAACTCTTGGCGGCTGTATTAAAGTAAAATCTACACTTGGAGTATGTACCTCTTTTGACTTTTCTATAAAGAAATAAATAGATTTTATTTTATTGTTGCTATACAAGCTTCGGCGCATTTTTCTCCATCAATAGCTGCAGAAATAATTCCTCCAGCATAACCAGCACCTTCGCCACAAGGATATAACCCCTTTATTTGTGTATGCTCCAATGTTTTTCTATCTCTAGGAACTCGTACCGGCGAAGATGTTCTTGATTCCGGAGCGTGAACCACTGCTTCATTAGTCAGATACCCTCTCATGCTTTTATCAAATGCCTTAAATCCTTCTTGTAGTGTTTTATGAATGAATTTTGGAAAAACCTCTCCCATATCTATCGAACTCAAACCAGGTTTATAGGAAGTTTCTGGTAAATCTACAGATACTTTTCTATTGGTCAAATCCACTAACCGCTGTGCAGGAACTCTTTGAGTCTCTCCAGCTAAATGCCAAGAGCGTTGCTCAATACTTTTCTGAAAATACATCCCTGATAACGGTCCATACTTCGAAAAATCTTTAAAATCTTCTAGACGAAGCTCCACTACAATACCACTATTAGAAGTTGGTTGATCTCTTTTAGAAGGTGACCATCCATTGGTAACTACTTCTCCTGGGCTTGTTGCACATGGAGCAATAACTCCTCCTGGACACATACAAAAAGAATACATTCCTCTACCATCAACCTGTTTTACTATGCTGTATGGTGATGGAGGAAGATAAGGTCCTCTAACCTCACATTTATATTGTATCTGATCAATTAATTGCTGAGAATGTTCTACTCTAACTCCTAGAGCAAAAGGTTTTGCCTCTATTTCAATCTCTTTCTTGTACAATAATTCAAAAATATCTCTAGCAGAATGTCCGGTAGCTAAAATAACTTTATTCGTTTTTATGCGGTCTCCATTTTGTAGAATTACAGAATCGATTTCATTATTTTTAATATCAAAATCGGTTACCCTAGTCTCAAAATGTACTTCGCCCCCATTTTCTCTTATTTTTTGTCTAATGGCCGCAATAATTGCAGGTAATTTATTAGTTCCAATATGAGGGTGTGCTTCTACCAAAATTTGATCTGTAGCTCCAAAACCTACTAATAACTGAAGAATTCGATTTACATCTCCCCTTTTTTTAGAACGTGTATATAATTTACCATCACTATAAGTTCCTGCTCCTCCTTCTCCGAAACAGTAATTAGAATCTTCATTAACAATATGATCTCTATTTATAGCTTTGAGATCTCTTCTTCTTTCGCGAACATCTTTTCCTCTTTCTAATACAATCGGCTTATACCCAAGTTCAACACATCGTAATGCTGCAAATAAACCTGCAGGACCTGCACCAATAATTACTACCTCACTAGCATTAGAAACATCCGGATAATCAGGTAACTTAATTGGTATTTCCTCAAAGTCCTCTTGTACAAATACTTTTATTTTCAAATTTACTTTGATCGCCTTTTGACGCGCATCAATAGAACGTTTTAAAACTTGTATGTGTCTAATCTCATCAATAGAAATTCCATTCTTTCTAGACACCATGATCTTTAAACGGTCTGGATCTGCAGCTATTTCTGGTGATACTTGTATGCTAAATTCGTATTGCAAAGGATATATATTCTAAAATTTTCACGAAGATACAATGTTACCTATAAACAACTCTATTTGTTACGAACATAAATCAGTTTAAACTTTCCGCTAATATGCTCGCGTTCATCTATTTCAAATTGCTTAAGCGAATTAAACAAAGGGGTTAGTTTTGCAAACCCAAAATTTCTAGAATCAAAATTAGGCTGTTTCTTTAGAATTAATGAACCTACATCTCCCAAAAAAGCCCAACCATCTTCACTCGCAGCGTCTTCTACTGAATTCCTCAATAATCTAATTGTTTTTGAAGTGATTTTATCTAAATTAGATTTATCAGACTTTTCTTTACCATCTTTTTTCTCAGTATCTTTTTTCAAAATTTCTAAATAAATAAACTTATCACAAGCTACTATAAAAGGATCCGGAGTTTTCTTTTCTCCAATTCCATACACAACAACACCGGCTTCTCGCAGTCTCATTGCTAATTTAGTAAAATCACTATCCGAAGACACCAAACAAAAACCATTCACTTTTTCTGAATATAAAATATCCATTGCATCTATAATCATGGCAGAATCCGTGGCATTCTTTCCTGTAGTATAACTATATTGCTGTATCGGATTTATTGCATTTTCTAACAAAATATTTTTCCATTTTGCTAGGTATGGTTTTGTCCAATCACCATAAATACGTTTAATAGTAGGAGTTCCATACTTGGTAATCTCCTCCATCATTTCTTTTATATACTTGGCAGGTATATTATCCCCATCGATTAGGACCGCCAATTTTGTATCTTTCATCATGGTTTTAAAGGTACACAAATACAATAGCTAAAAAAAGAATTCAATAGTAATCTAATGTGCATTAAAGAAATACTAAAAAACACACAACATAGACCTTGGGAACTGCCGTCTGATAATTGGAGATTTTATCAAGAATGGAATAGAGCAATATTCTTACATTGGAAAGTTGACTATGACGAATTAAGAAAACTTGTTCCTAAAGAATTGGAGATAGATTTATACAATGGAGAACCATGGGTATCATTAGTTGCATTTTCTATGGAAAAAATCAGACCTAAATTTCTTCCCTACTTTACTCCTATTTCTAATTTTGATGAAATCAACATTCGCACTTACATAAAATCTGGAAAAAAGACCGGAGTTTATTTCTTAAGCATTGAAGGAGGAAAAATAATTTCTTGCAGTATTGCTAAAGCCATCTCGGAACTTCCTTATAGATATTCTAAAATCAAAAGAGACTCCAATAGCTATACATCTAAAAATAAAAAGTATAAAGATTCTCTAAAAATTAAATTTACAGTAGGTAAAGAACTAAACAATAAGTCCAAACTTGACCTTTGGTTAACTGAGCGATATGCTCTTTTTCAGGATGTAAAGAATACAATCAACGAATATGAAATACATCATCCAGAATGGTGCATAAACGGTATTGACATCAACAATTTAGAAATTAATTATACTCGTTTTAATAATTTATTAAAAGGAATCCCTCACAAGACAAGTTATTCTAAAGGTGTTCGAGTAATCGCTTGGGGAATGAATAAAAAGAAAAAGGTCTATTATCCATAAAATTATCTAAAAAAATGTATTTTGCCCATAAAAATAAATACTTCGTCGATACTATATATTATTGAGGTAAGAGGAATATGATAAGAAAAAATAGCTCTACACCGCTAGTCTCATTAAAAAAACTTTAACTTTTATTAATATTTAAGTTTCTATATTTGATTTAAACAAACAATCAATATACCCATGAAAAAACTATTTTTTTTAGCCATTGCGCTTATCGGTTTTACCACAGTTTCAAATGCCCAAAGCTTAAAATTTGGTGTTAAAGGAGGTGTGAATTTCGCTAATATAGATTCTCGATTTGACACTGATGCCAGAACTGGTTTTCATCTAGGAGCGGTAGCAACAATAGGTTTACCAGGTAAATTTGCTATTCAACCAGAAGTTTTATATTCTGCTCAAGGTACTGATGATTTAAAGGTGGACTACATCAACGTTCCTATTTTAGTGAAATATAAATTCTTAAAGTTTCTTAGTTTCGAGGCTGGTCCACAATTTGGTGTTGTTGTAAATGATGATTATGAAGTTGGTGAGCCAGAAAGCTTTGATGTAAGTGTTGCTGCTGGAGCTGGCGTAACCTTTGGAAAATTCTTTGCACAAGCAAGATATAATCATGGTCTTACAGACGTTGATGATGCTATTAGTAGTCAAAATAGAACTTTTCAACTCTCTGTAGGATATTATATTTTTTAATAAAAAACAGCTATAAACCTTATAAAAAGGCGGAAGTTAAACTTCCGCCTTTTTTTATGATCTATTTTTTCTTCGTCGATTATAGTTTCTGTTATTCCGTTTAGGTTTAGAAGAATTTTGATTTTTCTTTGGTGGCGCTGCATTATAATCAAAAACAAAACTAGGCTCAAAACCTTCTATAACTTCTTTAGGTAGCGTTAATCCTAATAATTTCTCTATTCCTTTTATATAAGCTACTTCTTCTTGAGATACTAAGGAAATTGCTTCTCCACTAGCTCCTGCCCTACCTGTACGACCAATTCTATGAACGTAGTCTTCAGAAATGTTCGGTAATTCATAATTAATCACATGTGGTAACAAAGGGATATCAAGTCCACGTGCTGCTATATCGGTTGCTACTAAAACTCTGATTTTATTTTGTTTAAAACCACTCAATGCTTTCGTTCTTGCTCCCTGACTCTTATTCCCATGAATTGCAGCAGATGTAATTCCATTTTTAGACAACTTTTCGCTTAAGCGATTTGCTCCATGTTTTGTTCGCGTAAAAATCAATACTTGCTTCCAATTCCCTTCGGATATCAACTTAATAACTACAGAAGATTTCTTCGCTTTATCAACTTTGTACATCTTTTGATCCACCTTCTCAGCGGTGGTATTTTCTGGAGCAGCTTCTACAGAAACAGGTTGATACAAAATCCCATTAGCTAACTTTTTAATTTCTTTAGAAAATGTTGCAGAAAATAACAAGTTTTGTCTTTTCTTAGGTAATAATGCTAGTATTTTATTAATATCTCTCTGAAATCCCATATCCAGCATTCGATCTGCTTCATCTAATACTAATATCTCAACCTTAGAAAGGGATAGAGCTCTTCGTTCGTGTAAATCCAACAAACGACCAGGAGTAGCAACCAAAACATCCACTCCGTTTCTTAACGCCTTTATCTGAGGATTAGCGTTTACACCTCCAAAAACAACCATAGATCTAAGATCTGTATATGTACTATAGGCTTTTACGTTGTCCAATATTTGTGCCGCTAATTCTCTTGTAGGAGTTAAAATAAGTGCACGGATCGGTCTTTTTCTAAATGGTTTATTATGAGCTAATAATTGAAGGATTGGTAATGTAAAACCCGCTGTTTTACCTGTCCCAGTCTGAGCAGATGCTAAAACATCTTTTCCTTCTAAAATTGGTGGTATTGCTTTTTCTTGAATTGGTGAAGGTACTGTATACCCTTTTTTGTCGATTGCTTTTAATAAAGCATCGGATAATCCTAATGATTCAAATGACATATAAATTGTTTAAGAAACAACAATCTACTACATAATGCCATTTCTGAATATAGCGGCAAAGGTACGTTTAATTTTAGTATATTATTTCACTTCGGGTTTTCATATTTTGTAAATACCTAAAATGCAGGATATTTCTAAAAATAGTATCTAAATTAGTGAAATCTTACCCTAAAAATTCGTTAAGTCTAAACCTTCAATATCAAATCTTATAGTATATTTGACAAACAATAATCAAGAATGCAATTTAAACACCCAGAATTTCTTTATGCTTTATTTGCTCTTCTTATTCCTATTATTGTTCATTTATTTCAATTAAGACGTTTTCAAAAAGTACCTTTTACCAATGTACAATTTCTAAAAGCAGTTACCATTCAGACTCGTAAGAGTTCACAAATTAAAAAATGGTTAACCCTATTAGCTAGGTTATTAGCATTTGCAGCACTTATTATTGCTTTTGCTCAACCATTTTTAGCTTCAGAAGAAATCGTTGGAAAAAAAAGTGAAACTGTTATTTATCTCGACAATTCTTTTAGTATGCAAGCCAAAGGTTCTAAAGGTCCATTGCTGCAGAGAGCGATTCAGGAATTGCTTAGCTCTTTACCAGAAGATGAAGTTGTTTCCATATTTACGAATACAGAAACTTTTAAAGAGGTTACCAAAAAAGATATTCGAAATGACTTACTTCAACTAGAATATACTTCGAATCAGATAGCATATAGTGCTGCGTACTTAAAAGGAAAACAGCTTTTAGGTAATTCTCCAGAAACTATAAAACGTATCATTATGGTTTCAGATTTTCAACAAAAGGATGAAGCTTTTGACATACCTACTGACTCAGAAACCAAAACAAATCTTATAAAACTAACACCTGTAACTCGCCAGAATATTGCTATTGATAGTCTTTCTCTGAGTAGAGATGAGAATAATGAAATGGTTTTAAATGTTTTATTAAGTAATACTGATGCTCGTGCTGATAATATTTCTGTTGCTTTTTATAATGGAGAAAAATTAATTGCTAAAACAACCGCTTCTATTCCTAAAAACAGTAAAACTTCTACTCAATTTAGAGTTGATGAGAATACTAAAATTAATGGACGTATTGTTATAGAAGATCCTGCCTTAAACTTTGATAATTATCGATATTTTACCATTAATACTCCCGAAAAAATAAAAGTTGTAGCTATTAATGAAACTAACGATAATTTTATAAAAAATATTTACACATCAGATGAGTTTTTATTGATTAGTGCCAAAATAGATGAGTTAAACTATAATGATATTGGTAATGCTAATCTTGTACTAATTAATGAGATTAGGCAAATTCCTGTTTCACTAATTAATGCTCTTAAATCTTTTAAAGATCAAGGAGGTACTATTTGTTTTATTCCTGCGACGGATGGAAATCTTGCATCATACCAACAATTTATAAATAGTTTTTCTTCGGAAAGTTTAATAGCAAAAAGTGTTCAAGAAAAGAAAATAACAGGAATTAATTTTTCTCATCCTTTATACAAAGGTGTTTTTGATAAAAGAATTACCAATTTTCAGTACCCAAAGGTAAATTCCTTTTATCAAACAACTGCTAATAATACTATCTTATCTTTTGAGGATAGTAGCCCGTTTTTGTATGTAACAAAATCCATGTATGTATTTACTGCGCCTATTAATAACGAGAACTCTAATTTTAAGAATTCTCCATTAATTGTTCCCACTTTATACAACATTGGAAAACAAAGTCTAAAACTATCTGATATTTCTTATAACATAGGACAAATAAACACCTATGATATCCCTATTTCATTAGGGCAAGATGGAATTTTATCGTTAGAATCAAATGAAGAAAGTAGTATTCCATTGCAGCAAAGTTTTGCCACCAAAGTTAGAATTACAACAGACGAGGTTCCTTCTAAAGCAGGAATTTATGCTCTTAAGGACAAAGAAAAATTGATTCAACATGTGGGTTATAATTACAATACTTTAGAAAGTGATTTACAATACTATAACCTCTCTACAACAAAAGAATATGAGGTAAGCGATTCTGTAACCACTTTGTTCGAGCAAATAAAAGAAGAAACTAGTATTCACGAACTTTGGAAATGGTTTATTATTTTTGCTTTGATTTTCTTATTAATTGAAATCTTATTATTAAAATATCTCAAATGAATTTCTTATTAAAGGCAGCTACTATTTTTGATCCATCATCGCCCTTTCATAATCAAACAGTAGATATTCTTATCGAAAATGGAATCATTAAAGATATCGATTCGTTAATCGAAATAACAGAAAACGTAGAGGAAATTAAACTAGATACATTACATGTTTCTCAAGGATGGTTTGATAGTAGCGTAAGTTTTGGAGAACCGGGATATGAAGAACGAGAAACAATAACTAATGGACTTGAAGTGGCTGCTAAAAGTGGTTTTACGAGTATTGGATTAAACCCAAACACGCTTCCTATAATCGATACCAGTGCTTCTGTAGGTTTTCTGAAAGGAAAATCTCTACAAAACGCGGTAGACCTCTACCCCATAGGTTCTCTTACGACAAAATCAGAAGGTATTGACATGGCAGAGCTTTATGATATGAAACAAGCTGGAGCTATTGCTTTTGGAGATTATAAAAAACCTATCAAAAACCCAAACCTATTAAAGATTGCATTATTATATGCACAAAATTTTGACGGTATGGTCCTTTCCTTTCCACAAGATACTAGTATTGCCGGAAAAGGTATGGTACACGAAGAAAAACAAAGCACATTACTTGGACTTAAAGGTATTCCTGCTTTGGCAGAAGAATTGCAGATATCCAGAGACCTTTTCCTTTTAGAATATACTGGAGGAAAATTACATATACCGACAATTTCGACTGCAAAATCGGTTCAATTAATTAGAGAAGCAAAATCAAATAAATTAAATGTAACTTGTAGTGTTTCTGTTCATCATCTATCTCTTACTGATAAAGAATTAACAAGTTTTGACACAAATTACAAGGTACTGCCACCGTTAAGAACAAAAAAAGATGCAGATGCTTTAATTGAAGGAGTTAAAGACGGAACTATAGATATGGTTACAAGTGATCATCAACCAATAGATGTAGAAAATAAAAAAGTAGAATTTGATAATGCTATGTATGGAACAATAGGTTTAGAAAGTACTTTCGGAATTCTAAATAATATACTAGATATCAATCATACCATATCACTACTTACCAAAGGAAAATCAATATTCGGAATTGAAACAGATTCCATAGATAAGGGAAATAAAGCTAACTTGTCATTATTTACCTCAAAAGGAAATTCTATATTCAAAGAAGAACACATACGATCTACTTCTAAAAATAGCGCATTTTTAGAAAAAGCTATGAAAGGTGATACTTATGGAATTATTTCTAATGGACAAATAGTATTAAAATAAACACTTAATTCTCATGCAATCAGATTACGAAAAACAAGGTAAAACTGCAGCTATCATATCATATATAACTATAATAGGTACTATTATAGCGCTCTTTATGAATCAAGATAACAAAAACAAATTTGCTACTTTTCATATCAGACAAGCTTTAGGAATTAATATAGGTTTTTATCTGTTAGGAGCATTAGTAAGTATGTTCGATTCTTGGATAATTTCCTCTTCCTTTTACATTTTTATCTTCGTACTTTGGGTTTTTGGTTTAATAACCGCCATTAGAGAAGAACAAAAAACTGTTCCGATTGTAGGCCCCTACTTTCAAGAATGGTTTACATTCGTGAAATAAATAACACTATACAATTATTTATTCTATAAGAAATTTAGTGAGTTTTAAATCGGGAGAAAGCTTTATAACTAGTATTACAGAATCACTATCTGATTGTACTAAATATCTATATCCCTCATCTTGGTCCATTAAATCAAATTCTGAAAATTTACCTTGACTATCCATATTTTTTGTAATAAACTCCTTTACTTTATCTAAAGTAAAAGAGGCTTGTAAGTCAGTAGAAAATTGATCAAAAATTTTCTGTGAATCATTAGCGTTATACGAGGCAACGATAGTCTTCATTGTACTTTCATAATCAACATCTGTCTGGGCCACACCTATATGTAAACAAAAGAACAGACTAAAAAAGATTATTTTTCTCATCATTAAATTTATTTTAAGGAGCTTAAATTTAGGGAATATTCCACTAATAATTATCAAAATTAAGTATTAATACGTATTTAAGTAATAAGAATTATGTAATTATCAGTATTGTAAATTAAGAATTTTAAAATAATACATTAAAAAACCTGCGAAACTGATTTCGCAGGTTTTGAATTATGGTATTGTTATTATATGCTATTGTTTTGGTTTTGGACTCCATTTTAAGAAGTTCGGTTT
This genomic interval carries:
- a CDS encoding BatA and WFA domain-containing protein; protein product: MQFKHPEFLYALFALLIPIIVHLFQLRRFQKVPFTNVQFLKAVTIQTRKSSQIKKWLTLLARLLAFAALIIAFAQPFLASEEIVGKKSETVIYLDNSFSMQAKGSKGPLLQRAIQELLSSLPEDEVVSIFTNTETFKEVTKKDIRNDLLQLEYTSNQIAYSAAYLKGKQLLGNSPETIKRIIMVSDFQQKDEAFDIPTDSETKTNLIKLTPVTRQNIAIDSLSLSRDENNEMVLNVLLSNTDARADNISVAFYNGEKLIAKTTASIPKNSKTSTQFRVDENTKINGRIVIEDPALNFDNYRYFTINTPEKIKVVAINETNDNFIKNIYTSDEFLLISAKIDELNYNDIGNANLVLINEIRQIPVSLINALKSFKDQGGTICFIPATDGNLASYQQFINSFSSESLIAKSVQEKKITGINFSHPLYKGVFDKRITNFQYPKVNSFYQTTANNTILSFEDSSPFLYVTKSMYVFTAPINNENSNFKNSPLIVPTLYNIGKQSLKLSDISYNIGQINTYDIPISLGQDGILSLESNEESSIPLQQSFATKVRITTDEVPSKAGIYALKDKEKLIQHVGYNYNTLESDLQYYNLSTTKEYEVSDSVTTLFEQIKEETSIHELWKWFIIFALIFLLIEILLLKYLK
- a CDS encoding dihydroorotase family protein, which codes for MNFLLKAATIFDPSSPFHNQTVDILIENGIIKDIDSLIEITENVEEIKLDTLHVSQGWFDSSVSFGEPGYEERETITNGLEVAAKSGFTSIGLNPNTLPIIDTSASVGFLKGKSLQNAVDLYPIGSLTTKSEGIDMAELYDMKQAGAIAFGDYKKPIKNPNLLKIALLYAQNFDGMVLSFPQDTSIAGKGMVHEEKQSTLLGLKGIPALAEELQISRDLFLLEYTGGKLHIPTISTAKSVQLIREAKSNKLNVTCSVSVHHLSLTDKELTSFDTNYKVLPPLRTKKDADALIEGVKDGTIDMVTSDHQPIDVENKKVEFDNAMYGTIGLESTFGILNNILDINHTISLLTKGKSIFGIETDSIDKGNKANLSLFTSKGNSIFKEEHIRSTSKNSAFLEKAMKGDTYGIISNGQIVLK
- a CDS encoding DUF4870 domain-containing protein — translated: MQSDYEKQGKTAAIISYITIIGTIIALFMNQDNKNKFATFHIRQALGINIGFYLLGALVSMFDSWIISSSFYIFIFVLWVFGLITAIREEQKTVPIVGPYFQEWFTFVK